The Saliniramus fredricksonii genome segment TTGACTTGAGTCGCAATAAGATGGATTGTTTGAATACATAAAGCAATTTTAAAATGTAATCCCGTGTCGTTGCGTGTGGGAACGGCATTGGCCTCTGCCGCGTCTGCGCGTAACCTGTGCTACACCGTTCCAAGCTTCATCAATCCAAGAATCCGCGCAGCGGACGAGAAACGGAGAGAACGCCATGCTCGGCCTGATGCAGGACTGGCCCCTGCTGATTCATCGTGTCATCGACCACGCCGCCATCCAGCACCCGGATCGCCCCGTGATATCGCGCTCCGTCGAGGGCCCGATCCATCGCACCACCTACAAGGAGGTGCGCAGCCGCTCACTGCAGCTGGCCAAGCGGCTGGAGAAAGATGGAATCGGCCTCGGCGACCGGGTCGGGACTCTCGCCTGGAACACCTGGCGGCATCTGGAGAGCTGGTACGGCATTACCGGGATCGGCGCGATCTACCACACGGTCAATCCGCGCCTGTTTGACGACCAGATCATCTACATCATCAACCATGCGGCGGATCGCATCCTGTTGCTGGATCTCAGCTTCGTATCGCTGGTGGAGAAGCTGGCCGACCGGCTGGAGAGCGTCGAGCGCTTTGTCATCCTCACCGATGCGGCCAATATGCCGCAGACCACGCTCAAGAACGCCGTCGCCTATGAGGATTACATCGCCGAGGTCGATGACGATTTCACCTGGAAGAGCTTCGACGAGAACACAGCTGCGGGCATGTGCTACACCTCCGGCACCACGGGTAATCCCAAGGGTGTCGTCTATTCGCACCGCTCCAACGTGCTGCATTCCCTGACCGTGAACGGCGTTGATTATCTCGGCCTGTCGGCGCGCGATACGGCCATGCCCGTGGTGCCTCTGTTCCACGCCAATGGCTGGTCCTTCGCCTTCTCGGCGCCCATGGCCGGCGCCGCGCTGGTCTTTCCTGGCCCCAAGCTGGATGGCGCCTCGCTCGCCGAACTCCTCGTCGAGGAGAAGGTGACGATCTCGGCGGCCGTGCCGACCATCTGGTTCTCGCTGCTCCAGCATCTCGAGGCCAGCGGTGACCGCCTGCCCGATCTGCAGCGCGTCGTGATCGGCGGCTCGGCCTGTCCGCGTGCGGTGACGAAGACCTTCCGCGACGTCTATGATGTCGAAGTGGTCCATGCCTGGGGCATGACCGAGATGAGCCCGCTCGGCTCGGTCTGCACGCTCAAGCCGGATTACGGCGAGGTCGATGGCGAGACCTGGCTCGATCTGAAGGAAAAGGTCGGCTTCCCGCCATTTGGCGTCGAGATGAAGATCGTCGATGATGACGGGCGCGAACTGCCCTGGGACGGGGTCGCCTTCGGCAAGCTGATGGTGCGCGGCCCGGCAGTGGCGCAATCCTATTATCACCGCGACGACGTGATCTGCGATGATGACGGCTTCTTCGATACCGGCGACGTCGCCACGATCGACCAGCACGGCAACATGCAGATCGTCGACCGCTCCAAGGATGTCATCAAATCCGGCGGCGAGTGGATTTCATCGATTGATCTGGAGAATATCGCCGTCGGTCACCCGGATGTGGCGGAAGCAGCCGTGATCGGCGTGCGTCATCCCAAATGGGACGAGCGCCCGTTGCTGATCGTGGTGCCCCGACCCGGGCGCGAGCCGGACAAGGAGAGCATCCTCGCGCACATGGCGCAGCGTATCGCCAAGTGGCAACTCCCCGACGACATCATCTTCCTCGAGGAGATCCCCCATACGGCTACCGGCAAGATCCAGAAGCTGACCCTGCGCGAGCGTTACGCGGACTACAAGCTGCCGACCATGTGAGCATTGGTGCTCGCGAGCGTGTTACCGGCCCCCGGGATCGTCGCCCCCGGGGCGCCGGCGCCCTCAGTCATCCGCTTGCGTCTTCTCCGCGTCGCTGAGAAAGTCGTAACGGAAATCGCAATGGGAGGCGCCCTGCATGATGGTCTGGCTGCGGGTGAATTTCAGGCGGGAATCGTAGCCCTGGCAGAAGGTGGCGTCGCGCTGGCAGGAGAGCAGGTGGCCGATCTCGCCGAGCCCCATCTCCTTGTACATCTCGGCATAGCGGCAGCGCTCGACATCGAAGACATAGGTCGTCTCGGTGCGCTCCTTGACGCGGATGCGCAGCGCATCCTCTTTCTCCCAAAGCTTCGTCGCCTCGACAAAACTGTCGAGGGAGGTGCCGCCGGCGGTCTGCGCGGCGAAGCGCCCGGCTTGTTCGATCGAGGAACGGCGCACGGATTCGCGAATCGTATCCTGCGCCAGCGCCATGTCGCCGCGTTCCTTCAGGACATCGTAGACGTGTTTGAGAATCTCCGCCTCGATGCGGCGCTTTTCCAGCATGGAGAGATTGGCGGGATGGGCGGGGCGTGTGTCCGTGCCTGACTCACCGCCGACGGCCCTGTTCGTGTCTTTCGCGTTCATGGTGACTCCATCCTGCCGCTGACGGCATTTCGCTGCGCTTTGCGCCGAGATCCGATGATCGGGCGCGTGAGCGCGTGAATCAAGGCGCTCCGGCTCACCCGGATATTGGCAGGTCGGCCTTGCGGCGCTCTGCGCCCCGGCATTCGCGCCCGTGCGGCTTGACTAACCCGACGGCAAGCCTTTGAGTGCGGTGCACATCAAGACCGCATCCACAGCCGTTTTCGGCTGATTGCGCATGCTGGAGGGAGAGGACTGGCGATGAAGAAAGTGCACGCGAGTGCGAAGGAAGCACTGGCCGGCGTTCTGCGCGACGGCATGACCATCATGGCAGGCGGTTTCGGCCTGTGCGGCATCCCGAACGTGCTGATCGAGGCCGTCAAGGAATCGGGCGTCAAGGATCTGACGGTGGTCTCGAACAATGCCGGCATTGACGGGGCAGGCCTCGGCCTGCTGCTCGAGACGCGCCAGATCCGCAAGATGATCTCGTCTTATGTCGGCGAGAACAAGCTGTTCGCGCAGCAATATCTGGCCGGCGAGCTCGAGCTCGAATTCAACCCGCAGGGCACTCTGGCCGAGCGCATTCGCGCCGGCGGTGCGGGCATCCCCGCCTTCTTCACCAAGACGGGGGTGGGTACGTTGATCGCCGAGGGCAAGGAAGTGCGCAATTTCGACGGGCATGATTACGTGATGGAGACGGGGCTGTTCGCCGATGTCTCGCTCGTGCATGCCTGGAAGGGCGATACGGAAGGCAACCTGATCTACCGCAAGACCGCGCGAAACTTCAATCCGATGATGGCCACCGCCTCGCGCATGACCATCGCGCAGGTGGAGCATCTGGTGGAGCCGGGTGCGCTCGATCCCGACCACATCATCACGCCGGGTATCTACGTCAAGCGCATGATCCATGTGCCGGATGTCGAGAAGATGATCGAGAAGCGCACCACCCGCGAAAAGCCCGCAGCCTGAATCACGCGTGAAGGAGAACAATCATGGCCTGGACCCGTGAACAGATGGCCGCGCGCGCCGCAAAGGAATTGCGCGACGGCTTCTACGTCAATCTCGGCATCGGCATTCCGACGCTGGTCTCGAACTACATCCCCGAAGGCATGAGCGTGCAGCTGCAGAGCGAGAACGGCATGCTCGGCATGGGCCCCTTCCCCTATGAGGGCGAGGAGGATCCCGATCTGATCAATGCCGGCAAGCAGACCGTGACGGAGCTGCCGACGACGAGCTTCTTCTCGTCAGCCGACAGTTTCGCCATGGTGCGCGGCGGCCATATCGACCTGTCCATCCTCGGCGCCATGCAGGTGGCCGAGAACGGCGATCTCGCCAACTGGATGATCCCCGGCAAGATGGTCAAGGGCATGGGCGGCGCGATGGATCTCGTCGCCGGCGTCAAGAAGGTCGTGGTGGTGATGGAGCATGTCGCCAAGGGCAAGGACGGCTCGGAATCGCCCAAGCTGCTCAAGGGCTGCGACCTGCCGCTGACCGGCACCCGCGTCGTCGACATGGTGATCACCGATCTCGGCGTCTTCTCCATCGACAAGGAAGGCGATGGCGGCATGACCCTGATCGAACTCGCCGACGGTGTGACCGTGGACGAGATCAAGGCCAGGACCGAGGCCGCGTTCAAGGTTGCGGTGTGAGGGGCGGCTGCGTCCGAGAATGAAAACGGCCTGCCGGGTGGCAGGCCGTATACGTTCAAGATCAGAGAAGAGTGCTCAGAGGGTGTATTTCCAAGACATATTCGTTCCTTTCACGAACCGCATTCTTTGATAGCGAAGATAGCCGTTGCACCAGTCGGTTTCAAGGTGTCTTCCACTGGTCGTAGAGCCATTCCATGTCCTCCCAGATCGCGTCGACACTCGCTTTGCGCTGTCCGTCGATCCAGGTTGAGAGAGATCGCCACGTCTTGCACACTACATAGTCGAACTGCTTGCGCATGAGCGGCTCGTCGACGAGGCCATGGCGGCAGCATGTCGCCATCTCCTCGATGAAATTGAGGACGTGATTCACGTCGAGCTTGTTCTCATTGAGATAGGCGTCGAGTGCGCCAGCATCACCGTTCTTGTCAAGAATGCTCCTGAGGGTCGCGCGTGCCTCCCGCATCTCCGGATGATTCCAGCGTTCACCGAAACGGATCGCCTCCCGGCGCAACAGAAACGCGTCATGGGCTTCTTCACGCTGCTTGCGCAACTCCTCACGAGCATCGGCTCGCTGTTCCCGCTCGATTTCCGCATCGCGGGTCGAGATCTGGAAGCCGAGAAGGCGTGCGGTGAAAAAGGCCGTGGTGATCTGCGCGGTCGCAGCGGCGCCCACGGCGAAAAACACCAGTGTTTCGATCGTATCGCCCGAAACGGCCCAGAATACGATGGTAAGCAGAACCAGCACCAGAGCGGCCACAGCCGAAAACCTGATTGGGAAGTGAATGCTGACCTGGCTGATCTTGTCTGTCGCTTGCATTGCTTCACGCCTCACTCAAAATTTAAAATTGTGTTTCTGTTTTTCATAAATCAAAAATAAATTATGTCGAAAGTGCGACAGAATGTCCGGGGCGTCTCCCGCGTAATCCTGGCGGTGGTCGCGCTTTGAGCGACCATGATGGCATACAGATGGATCTGGCATACGCTCGCTGATCCGTACGCGCCGAAACCCGGCGATGAGGCTCAGGGTGCCTGGGAACGGCGGCGCTGCCCAAGAAAAATCGAATCCGGTGCACGAAGGCCAATGACGACATCCCGATGCCCGTGAAAATCGGGTCCGGACGTAACCGGCCTGGCACTGATGCCGGCATGCCTTGCGGAGATTGTGAAGCCTAATCACCGCATGAGATGCGGCGATTGGGCTTGATCACTGCAACCGCCAGGGCCGCGCTACGGCAAACCGAAGATCTTCAACACCCGTCAGAGCAGCCACTTCACAGGCTGAGAAAAAACGAACCCGGCCCCCTCTATCCCCTCACGCCGCCCGGCGTTCCTTCCACCAGTCCCGTGCCTGATAGCTCCAATACGTCAGCTGCACCGCCGCCGTGCCGAAGTGGCCGCCGTTCCAGGCGAGGCCGAAGGGTTCGAACAGGCGGATTCGGTCGCTCTCGCCGGTGATCGCCTCGGCGACGACGCGTCCGCCGATGGCGGTGGTGTTGAGCCCATGGCCGCCGAAGGCGGTGCAGTAATACACCCCCTCGCGCAGCCGTCCGATCTGCGGCATCAGATGGCGCGCATAGGACATCAACCCTGACCATGCGATCTCCACGCGCAGATCAGACAATTGCGGATAGGTCGAGATCATGGTCCGGCGCAGGAGCGCGGCGAGGTCGCGCGGCTCGGCCCGACGCGTGGTGATGCGCCCGCCCCAGAGCAGCCGCCGACCGTCATCAACGAGGCGGTAATAGTCGTTCGCGCGGCGGTTGTCCGAAATCGCGCAGGGGCTTGTGACGGCCTGCGCGATCCGCTCAGGTGCCGGCTCGGTAAGCAGCACATAGGTCGCGATCGGCAGATAGGCCCGGCGTAATTCCGGCACGAGATCGGTGGTATAGCCGCCCCCGGCGAGGACGATGTCGCGGGCGCGCACGCTGCCGCCGATCGTGCGCAGGCGCTTTTCCGGCGCGTCGAGCACGGCGCCGATCGCGGCGCTGTTCTCGAAGATCGCGCCGCCATGGGCGATGATATCGCGGGCCATGGCGCGGGCATGGTTCAGCGGGTGGAAATGGAAGGCCTGCGGATCGTGGAGCGCGTCGAAATACTTGTCCGAGCGCAGAACCGCGCGCACGTCCTCGCGCGGCATGTATGCGACTTCGTAGCCGAAATCGCGGGCGAGCTGATCCCGGCGCTGCATCAGCGCGTCGCGGGCTGGGTAGCGCATCACGCCGATCTTGCCGTGCACCGGCTTGCAGGCATCGCGGGCGCCGAGCGCATCGACGCTCTCGCGCACCATATCGGCCCCCTCGATCGAGAGCCGGTAGAGCGCTTTTGCGCGCTCGGAGCCGGCATAGAGCGATATCAGCGAGAGGCTGGCAGCGTAGCCCGGCGAGACGAAGCCGCCATTGCGCCCCGACGCGCCCCATCCGACACGTTCCGCTTCGAGCACCACGACGCGCTTGCCGGCGCGCGCCAGTTCCCGGGCCGCCGTCAATCCGGCGAAGCCGCCACCGATGATGCAGGCATCCGCTTCATGCTCGCCTTCGAGCATCGGATACGCCACCGTATCCGAGAGCGTGCGTGCGTACCAGCTGTCGATATAGCCCATGACTCTTCCCGCCCCGCGATTGCGTCGCGGGATTTAAGCGCATCAGGCAGCATTTCGCCATGCCCATTCGTGACGGCGCACAAGGCCGCAGCACCGCTCGACACCGATGCCGGGCGCAAACCCGATCGCCTTAACCCGTTTTGGCCACGAGCCCGAGTTCCGAGAGCTTGGCATGGATATCAGCGATGGAGCGTTTCATCTTCAGACTGATGACCGAATCGGTGATGCCTTCATTCACCATCTCCCGTAACAGTTGGACTTCCTCGTAGCTCCAGGGACGATCGTGCAGCTTGTCATTGGCTGACATGGTAACCTCCTTGCTAACCGCATCGTTCCGGACAGGATAACGACACAGAGCCCCCGCTGGTTCGATGCGCCTGTGCGCGCAGCCCTGTCGAATCTGTGGAGGGCGCTTTGCACGGCCTGCTCTCGCGCGGCTGCTGTGTTATCACCGCATCCGGTGCAATGCGGCGGGAGCGGGCATGACGGTCGGTGTGGATATGGGCGTGACGGATCCGGGCGAGAGCCCGGCCATGCTGGATCTGGAGGAGCTTCTGGCCACGCGTCTGCTGGTCCAGGGCAATTCCGGCTCGGGCAAGTCGCATCTCCTGCGCCGGCTTCTCGAACAGAGCGCGCCCTGGGTGCAGCAGGCGGTGATCGATCCGGAGGGCGATTTCGTCACGCTGGCCGAGCGCTTCGGCCATATCGTCGTCGATGCCGAGCGCGGCGAGGCTGATCTCCAGCGCATCGCCGCGCGGGTGCGCCAGCACCGGGTTTCCGTCGTGCTCAATCTCGAAGGGCTCGAGGCCGAGCAGCAGATGCGCGCGGCGGCGGCCTTTCTGGGCGGGTTGTTCGATGCCGAGCGGGATCACTGGTACCCGATGCTCGTCGTCGTCGATGAGGCGCAGCTCTTCGCGCCCACCGCTGCGGGCGAATTCTCCGACGATGCGCGCAAGGTCTCGCTCGGCGCCATGACCAATCTGATGTGTCGCGGCCGCAAACGCGGGCTCGCCGGCGTCATCGCCACGCAGCGTCTCGCGAAGCTCGCCAAGAACGTCGCGGCGGAGGCCTCCAACTTCCTGATGGGGCGCACCTTTCTCGATATCGACATGATGCGCGCTGCCGATCTGCTCGGCATGGAGCGCCGCCAGGCGGAGGCGTTCCGCGATCTCGCGCGCGGCCATTTCATCGCGCTCGGACCCGCCCTGTCGCGCCGCCCGATCCCGATTCGCATCGGCGATGTGGAAACGCAGGCGCGCTCGACTTCGCCGAAGCTGATGCCGTTGCCCGAGCAGCCTGCGGAAGAGGCGCGCGATCTGATCTTCGCCCCGCCCACGGCCGAGGAGCGCGAACACGAGCGCGAGCAGGTCCAGCGCCGGCCCGCCCCCGCGCCGATGCCCTCGACCAACGATCTCCTCGCCCGGGTCGTGCGCGAGCGCCCGGCCATGACGGCGCCGGACGCGCCCGAGGCCGATCCACAGGCGCGCGAGGCGGGGCTGAATGCGGTGATGGGCGAGATCCTCTCCGATCCCGATGCCGCCTTCCGCTCGCATGCGGTGCTGTATCAGGATTTTCTGGTGCGCTGCCGGATCAGGCGCGTGCCGGGCGGCCCGCCCGATCTCGCCGAATTCCGCCGTCGCCTCACCGTGGCGCGGGCGGGCGTCGACGCGCAGATTGCGGAGAACCCGCAATGGGAGGCGGCTTTGCGCGGCGCCGAGGGTTTGCCCGAGGACATCCAGGGCGTCTACCTGCTGTTCGCTCGCGCCGCCTTGGAGGGCGCGCCATGTCCGCCCGACGGCGAGATCGCCCGCATCTGCGGCAGCCGCTCACCGGGTCGTGCCCGGCGTCTGGTGCAATACATGGAACAGCGCGGCTACATCGTCTGCCGCAACGATCTGCGCGGCGCCCGCATCGTCGCACTCCCCGATCTGGGCTGGGAGACGCGCGCGGGCGATGCCAATGCAGAGATGGCACCGGAGCCGCCGACGCGGGTGGCGGAAGGCGGCTGAGGGCTTCGGTTCAACCCGGTACAGCAAACCCCCACACGCCACTGCGCTTGATCTCGGCATCCTCCAGAACGCGCGTCGTGGGGACGCTGTATTCAGCCAGCCGTGTCAGCGTCTTTGGCAGATAGGCCCGACCCGGATCGCCGATCAGCACTGTGGTGCCGGCGCGATGCAGCGCCTCCAGCCAGGCGATGACGCGCGCGGCGAGGTCGCGCTCGTAGCAGATATCGCCGGCGAGAACGACGTCCCAGTCCTCCCGTGAACCGATCAGATCCGTCCCGCGCGGTTCGAGGGTCACACCGTTTGCGGCGGCGTTGAGTGGCATCGCGGCCAGCGCGAAAGGGTCGATATCGGCGCTCTCCACCCGCGCCGCTCCGGCCTTTGCGGCGGCGATACCGACGAGCCCCGAGCCGGCGGCGAAATCGAGCACGCGTTTGCCGCGCACGATCTGCGGATTGTCGAGGATGTAGCGCGCGAGCGCCTGCCCGCCCGCCCAGGCGAAGGCCCAGAAGGGCGGCGGCAGGCCGAGCGCGCCGAGTTCCTCCTCGGTCTTCTCCCAGAGCGCCGTGGCCTCATCCGCCACATGGAGGCTGATCTCCGGCGTGTGCGAGACCGGCGTGAGGCGGGTATGGGCGCGGATGAAGGCTTCGCGCTGCGCGGCGATGTCGATGGCCGGATCCGGTTCGAATACCTTCGTCACAGATCGAACAACGAGCCCTGGCCGATCGCCGGTTTGCGCGCAGCGGGTTTGGTCGTGGCAGGCTTGGTCATGGCAGGCTTGGTCATGGCGTCTTTCGTGCCCGCTTGCTTCCGGCTCGCGGCTTTGGTGCTCTGGGCTCCAGTATCCGCATCGTCCGGTGCCGGCGGCTTCGCACCGGATCCCGGGTCGGCACCATCGGTGATCTGCGCAGCGCGCGCGCCGTCATGGAAGGTGAGGATGACAGGATCATGCGTGCGCAAAGTGACGCCGTCGCGCACCAGCGCGCCATCGCCATCCGTCACCAGCACGAAGCCGCGTTCGAGCGTCGCCTCATGGCTGTAACTGCGCAGCAGCGAAAAGCGGCTTTCCAACAACGCCCGGCGCTCGCGCAGGCCCGCCGCGTGGAGATAGCGCAGGCGCGCACCGAGATCGTCGAGGCGCGGGCGCAGCCGCGTGGTCAGGGCCGAGAGCGCCTGGCGCGGGCGCTCGCCGACAGCATCGAGCGCAGCGCGGGCGCGGGCCGCGGCGAGGCGCGGGGAGGCGCGCTCCAGCCGCTGCCCGATCTGCGAGAACCGCCGCTCCAGCCCCCGCGCATTGGCCCGCAAAGCCGCCGGCAGGCGCGCGCCGGCGAGATCGAGCCGCTGGCGCTTGGTGGACAGGATCTCGTCCGGCGTCGGCAGGGCGCGCGCCGCCGAGCGCAGATCCGCGCGCAGCCGCTCCAGCCGGCGCAGCATCGCATCCTCGTGGCGATGGGCGAGATCATGCACGGTGGCGAGCAGATCGAGCCGCACCGGCACCACCATTTCCGCCGCGCCCGTCGGCGTCGGCGCGCGCCGGTCGGCGACGAGGTCGATCAGCGTCCAGTCGGTCTCGTGACCGACGGCGGAGATGACGGGGATGGCGCTCCCGGCCACCGCATGCACCAGATCCTCGTCGTTGAACCCCCACAGATCCTCGATCGAGCCGCCGCCCCGGGCCACGATGATCACGTCGGGACGCGGGATGGCGCCGCCGGGTTCGAGCGCATTGAACCCGCGCACGCCGGCTGCCACTTCCTCGCCGCTGGTCTCGCCCTGCACGCGCACGGGCCAGACCAGGACGTGGCGCGGAAACCGGTCCTGCAGGCGATGCAGGATGTCGCGGATCACCGCCCCGGTCGGCGAGGTGACGACGCCGATCACGCGCGGCAGATAGGGCAGGGGGCGCTTGCGTTCCGGCGCGAACAGGCCCTGCGCCTCGAGCTTGCGCTTGCGCTCGTCGAGCAGCGCCATCAGCGCGCCGACGCCGGCGGGTTCGATCGTGTCGATAATGATCTGATAACTGGATTTGCCGGCGAATGTGGTGATCCGCCCCGTGGCGACCACTTCCAGCCCCTCCTGCGGCTTGATGCGCAGGCGGCCATAGATCCCGCGCCAGATCACCGCGTCGATGCGCGCATTCTGATCCTTGAGCGAGAAATAGCAATGGCCCGAGGAATGCGGGCCGCGAAAGCCGGAAATCTCGCCGCGCAGGCGAACATGGCCGAACGCATCCTCGATGGTGCGCTTGAGCGCGCCGGAGAGTTCGGAGACGGTAAATTCGGCGGCATTGGAGACAGGCTGGTTCATGCTTTCCTTGTAGCGCAGATTCGGGGGCGAATGAAAATCACCGGCGTGAGAATTCTGGCGCGAAAACCCTGAGTGAAAACCCTGATCGTGGTCTCCGGGGGGCAGGACTCGCTTGATCCCCTCCTTCCGTTGGGGCAATCTTCCACGGTCAGACAGGGCGCGAACGTCCCGGCTGATCGGGGGGCGCAACATTGGAGGGCGCCATGCCGTTGTTTCGCGTACGATTTCTGAAACGTGTCTGTGACGCGACCGGGCACGAAGCACTGATCTGCCAACGCTGGTTCGATGTCCAGGCCGAATGCGAGGCTGGCGCTGTCGATGATGCGCAGGGGCAGTTCCGGCAGCTGGAACGGATTCCTGACTGGCGCCTGCGTGCCGATCAGGTCGAGGCCGAGACGCTCGACCATGCCCAAAACCGTGCGTGACGCATTGCGGTATCGGGCACGCACCGTCAACCGCCGAAGCGATCCCGCCAGGCGGGAAGGGCGCCCTCATGGGGAAGAGATGTCGCCGTGAACACGCCGCGCGCGATCGCGCGGGCCAGGACGTTGGCCGCCATGGCGCCGATCATGGTCAGATCCTGAACCGGGTCGGCAAGTGGACGCGCCCCTGTCGCGGCGGCGAAGATCGTATCGCCATCGAAGGGCGCGTGGGTGACGTCGAGCGCGCGGGCGAGTCCGTCATTCGCGGCGATGGCGACATGCGTGGCCTGCGCCTTGGTCAGGGCGGCATCGGTCGCGATGATGGCGAGGGTGGTGCCCGGTTGCGGCCCGCCCTTCCAATGCGGGCGATGACGGGCGCCGGGCGGTGTCAGTGGCCAGCCGAGCCCGCCGAACTCGTCGCCGATTTCGAGCCCGCCCGCCCAGAAATGCGGCCCGCCTTCGATTAATGTCGAGCCCACAGCGTTCACCACCGCGAGCGCCGCCACCATGTGACCGCTCGCGAGCCGTACCGAGGCGGAGCCGACGCCGCCTTTCAGGTCGACCGTCGTCGCCCCGTATCCCGCGCCGACCGAGCCGAGCGCCACCCGCGCGCCAGCATCCTCGCAGGCCGTATAAGCGAGTTCGCGATAGGGCGGGTAGCGGCCCCAATCCTTGTCGCCGCCATTGAGCAGATCGAAACAGATCGCCTGTGGCACGATCGGGATCAGCGCCGCGCCGAGGCGGAAACCGATACCGCGTGCTCGCAGCCAGGCCTGGACCCCCGAAGCTGCGTCGAGTCCGTATCCCGAGCCGCCGGAGAGGACGAGTGCGTGGACGGTCTCTACCGTGGCATCGGGCGCCAGGGCGGCAAGATCGCGCCCTGCCGAAGCACCGCCGAGCGCCGAGGTGCCGACGGTGGCCGGTTCGTCGAAAAGCACGACGCTGACCCCCGAGGCGAGTGCCGTGTCATGGGCTTGGCCGAGGCGCAGACCGGGAATATCGGCGAGGCTGTTGGTCGGCCCGGTGAGGCTCGTCGGCAGGCCTGTTTCGCTGCGCTGCGTCATCCTGATGCGCCCCTTATTGATCTTTCCCAATGGAACCGTGTCGCAAACAGTCTATCACGCAGGATCACGAGGCCGCGAGAGCGTGCCGTGGTGGCTTTTCCTGCGCGTGATCGGGAGCTAGAAGCGGGGCATGATGGAAATTTCGATACTGGCCGCCCTCACCGGCGGATTGATCAGCTTCCTGTCGCCCTGCGTGCTGCCGCTGGTGCCGCCCTACATGACCTATCTGGCCGGCGCCTCGCTGGATCAGATCGAGGATTCGGATGATCCGGAATTGCGTAAACGGGCGATCAGAACGGCGATCGTGTTCGTTCTGGGATTCACCACCGTCTTCACCCTGCTCGGTGCCACGGCTTCCGCCCTGGGGCAGCTGGTGCGGCAATACATGGATCTGTTCGGCATCGTTGCCGGGGTCATCATCATCCTGATGGGTTTGCACTTCCTCGGCGTCTTCCGCATCGCCTTGCTCTATCGCGAGGCGCGTTTCCAGGGCGGTTCGAATGTCGGCCTCTGGGGTGCCTATGTGATGGGGCTCGCCTTCGCCTTTGGCTGGACGCCCTGCATCGGCCCGATCCTCGCCGCCATCCTCGCGGTTGCGGGGACGGAGCAGAGCGTGGCGCAGGGCGCCTTCCTGCTGATGGTCTATTCCGCCGGGATGGGCATTCCCTTCATCCTCGCCGCCTTCGCGATGCGGCCCTTCGTGAATTTCCTCAAACGCATGAAGAGCCGTTTCGGCATGGTCGAGAAGGCGATGGGCGGCTTGCTCGTTCTCACCGGAATCGCATTCCTGACCGGCGGTATCG includes the following:
- a CDS encoding class I SAM-dependent methyltransferase, translating into MTKVFEPDPAIDIAAQREAFIRAHTRLTPVSHTPEISLHVADEATALWEKTEEELGALGLPPPFWAFAWAGGQALARYILDNPQIVRGKRVLDFAAGSGLVGIAAAKAGAARVESADIDPFALAAMPLNAAANGVTLEPRGTDLIGSREDWDVVLAGDICYERDLAARVIAWLEALHRAGTTVLIGDPGRAYLPKTLTRLAEYSVPTTRVLEDAEIKRSGVWGFAVPG
- the xseA gene encoding exodeoxyribonuclease VII large subunit, producing MNQPVSNAAEFTVSELSGALKRTIEDAFGHVRLRGEISGFRGPHSSGHCYFSLKDQNARIDAVIWRGIYGRLRIKPQEGLEVVATGRITTFAGKSSYQIIIDTIEPAGVGALMALLDERKRKLEAQGLFAPERKRPLPYLPRVIGVVTSPTGAVIRDILHRLQDRFPRHVLVWPVRVQGETSGEEVAAGVRGFNALEPGGAIPRPDVIIVARGGGSIEDLWGFNDEDLVHAVAGSAIPVISAVGHETDWTLIDLVADRRAPTPTGAAEMVVPVRLDLLATVHDLAHRHEDAMLRRLERLRADLRSAARALPTPDEILSTKRQRLDLAGARLPAALRANARGLERRFSQIGQRLERASPRLAAARARAALDAVGERPRQALSALTTRLRPRLDDLGARLRYLHAAGLRERRALLESRFSLLRSYSHEATLERGFVLVTDGDGALVRDGVTLRTHDPVILTFHDGARAAQITDGADPGSGAKPPAPDDADTGAQSTKAASRKQAGTKDAMTKPAMTKPATTKPAARKPAIGQGSLFDL
- a CDS encoding P1 family peptidase, with translation MTQRSETGLPTSLTGPTNSLADIPGLRLGQAHDTALASGVSVVLFDEPATVGTSALGGASAGRDLAALAPDATVETVHALVLSGGSGYGLDAASGVQAWLRARGIGFRLGAALIPIVPQAICFDLLNGGDKDWGRYPPYRELAYTACEDAGARVALGSVGAGYGATTVDLKGGVGSASVRLASGHMVAALAVVNAVGSTLIEGGPHFWAGGLEIGDEFGGLGWPLTPPGARHRPHWKGGPQPGTTLAIIATDAALTKAQATHVAIAANDGLARALDVTHAPFDGDTIFAAATGARPLADPVQDLTMIGAMAANVLARAIARGVFTATSLPHEGALPAWRDRFGG
- a CDS encoding cytochrome c biogenesis CcdA family protein is translated as MMEISILAALTGGLISFLSPCVLPLVPPYMTYLAGASLDQIEDSDDPELRKRAIRTAIVFVLGFTTVFTLLGATASALGQLVRQYMDLFGIVAGVIIILMGLHFLGVFRIALLYREARFQGGSNVGLWGAYVMGLAFAFGWTPCIGPILAAILAVAGTEQSVAQGAFLLMVYSAGMGIPFILAAFAMRPFVNFLKRMKSRFGMVEKAMGGLLVLTGIAFLTGGIEMMAFWMLETFPVLGRLG